The following are from one region of the Petrotoga mobilis SJ95 genome:
- a CDS encoding galactokinase, which yields MDLINTFQEIYGVSKNPIQRFFSPGRINLIGEHIDYNGGYVLPVAINLGINGLMNLRDDNLICLKSLDFPNEIKVDLNKEVDYCKEDGWGNYTKGVIKFLLEDGFPLKGCNILIKGELPNGAGLSSSAALEVLIGFMLLSQNQIPEEIDRTYLALLGQRVENKFIGVNSGIMDQFVIANAKKNQALLLDTQNLNYEYIPCYLDGYSLIIMNTNKRRELASSQYNQRRKECESALEKINQVKETKVNNLCQCSEKDLKYVDNEIELKRARHVITENQRVIQASKLLKNNDIEGFGALLIQSHNSLKNDYEVTGFELDTIVDEALKIEGCVGARMTGAGFGGCAIALVEKSQIKAFKGQVSKNYYEKTKIEPSLYETTIEDGVKILKK from the coding sequence ATGGATTTAATAAATACTTTTCAAGAAATCTACGGAGTTAGTAAAAATCCCATACAAAGATTCTTCTCTCCAGGAAGAATAAATCTTATAGGCGAACATATAGACTACAATGGAGGATATGTATTACCAGTAGCTATAAACCTTGGAATAAATGGCTTAATGAATTTGAGGGACGATAATTTAATTTGCCTGAAATCTCTGGATTTTCCCAATGAGATAAAAGTAGATCTAAATAAGGAAGTAGATTATTGTAAAGAAGATGGTTGGGGAAACTATACAAAAGGAGTTATAAAATTTCTATTAGAAGATGGTTTCCCCTTGAAGGGATGTAATATACTGATTAAAGGAGAACTTCCAAATGGAGCGGGCCTTTCATCTTCTGCGGCTTTGGAAGTACTTATTGGATTCATGCTCTTATCTCAAAATCAAATCCCTGAAGAAATTGATAGAACATACCTAGCCCTCTTAGGGCAAAGGGTTGAAAATAAATTTATTGGTGTGAACTCTGGAATAATGGATCAATTTGTGATAGCAAATGCAAAGAAAAATCAAGCTTTATTGCTTGATACCCAAAACTTAAACTATGAATATATACCTTGTTATTTAGACGGGTATTCTCTGATTATTATGAATACAAACAAAAGAAGAGAGCTTGCTTCTTCTCAATACAACCAAAGAAGAAAGGAATGTGAAAGTGCTTTAGAAAAAATAAACCAAGTGAAAGAAACAAAGGTTAATAATTTATGCCAATGTAGTGAGAAAGATCTAAAATATGTTGATAATGAAATAGAGTTAAAAAGAGCAAGGCACGTAATAACAGAAAATCAAAGGGTTATCCAGGCTTCTAAATTACTAAAGAACAACGATATTGAAGGTTTTGGAGCTCTTTTAATCCAATCCCATAATTCATTAAAAAATGATTATGAAGTGACAGGTTTTGAACTAGATACAATTGTGGATGAGGCTTTAAAAATCGAAGGCTGTGTAGGAGCCAGAATGACGGGAGCAGGGTTTGGTGGATGTGCCATTGCTTTGGTGGAAAAAAGTCAGATAAAAGCTTTCAAAGGGCAAGTTTCCAAGAATTATTATGAAAAAACAAAAATAGAACCATCTCTTTACGAAACAACTATTGAAGATGGAGTGAAAATTCTCAAAAAATGA
- the galT gene encoding galactose-1-phosphate uridylyltransferase, which yields MAELRWNPLLKTYTMVADNRQNRPHLPEDWCPFCPGPGKKVPPNYDVYVYDNDFPALKLDPDEPNIQGTDLYKVEKNYGKCEVILYSPDHNITLPQLPVEHIFKLVNLWVERFEELSKDEKIKYIFPFENRGKEVGVTMLHPHGQLYAYSWIPLKLKVELDNCKEYYEENEKCLICEMNKEEKEFQKRILFENDSFLVYLPFFTDYPYGAFIVSKSHKGNLTEFDEKEKWDLAEVLKLLTGGFDALFDKPFPYMMNIHQTPVNSEEYADSYKYYHFHIEFYPPLRDKDKIKWYASSEMGAWAAANTMAVEETAITLRNAIEKFKKIQ from the coding sequence ATGGCAGAGTTACGATGGAACCCTTTATTAAAAACATACACAATGGTTGCCGATAACAGACAAAATAGGCCCCATTTACCTGAGGATTGGTGCCCCTTTTGTCCCGGACCTGGTAAAAAAGTGCCTCCAAACTATGACGTTTATGTATACGACAACGATTTTCCAGCTTTAAAACTAGATCCAGATGAACCAAATATACAAGGAACGGATTTGTACAAAGTCGAAAAAAATTATGGAAAATGCGAAGTGATTTTGTATTCTCCCGATCACAATATTACCCTTCCACAATTACCAGTAGAACATATATTTAAGTTAGTAAATTTATGGGTTGAAAGATTTGAGGAGCTCTCAAAAGATGAAAAAATAAAATACATCTTTCCTTTTGAAAATAGAGGAAAAGAAGTAGGGGTTACGATGCTCCATCCGCACGGTCAATTATATGCTTATTCGTGGATTCCTTTGAAGTTAAAAGTAGAACTCGACAACTGTAAGGAATATTACGAAGAAAATGAAAAATGCCTTATTTGTGAAATGAACAAAGAGGAAAAGGAGTTTCAAAAAAGAATTCTTTTTGAGAATGATTCATTTCTCGTTTATCTTCCCTTTTTTACAGACTACCCTTATGGTGCTTTCATCGTGAGCAAATCCCACAAGGGAAACTTAACAGAATTCGACGAAAAAGAAAAATGGGACCTGGCTGAGGTGCTAAAACTGTTAACAGGTGGCTTTGATGCGTTGTTTGACAAACCCTTCCCCTACATGATGAATATCCATCAAACTCCTGTTAATTCAGAGGAATATGCAGATTCTTACAAATACTATCATTTCCATATTGAATTCTATCCCCCATTAAGAGACAAGGATAAAATAAAATGGTACGCATCAAGCGAGATGGGTGCTTGGGCTGCGGCAAATACCATGGCGGTGGAAGAAACAGCTATTACTTTAAGAAATGCAATAGAAAAATTCAAAAAAATACAATAG
- a CDS encoding LacI family DNA-binding transcriptional regulator yields MREVVKISRSSFVTIKDIAEKAGVSVNTVSRALNDKPDINPQTKEKIEKIAQELGYVKNIYATMLKSNVTHTIGVIMPDSSNPFFSEVFKGIDKAARDNNYQIIIMNSEGLYENEEKFLKTLLERRVDGILLFPMQKSYEDIQELIKEHFPIVLVGREIDGWNVDEIFSDEVKGGYLATKYLIEKGCKKIKMITDQLYNSASNGRLQGYKKALKEKGLTFFEDDIKICEGIHEGYHVKAGYDKTIEMIRKKEEFDGIFCYNDLIAYGAIKALKENNLKVPQNVSVVGYDDIAFSRLIDPELTTVKVKKFEMGYEAFQMLYKRIKSKKRDNSSTRKVLDIELVVRKS; encoded by the coding sequence ATGAGAGAGGTGGTAAAAATAAGTCGAAGTAGTTTTGTAACTATTAAAGATATCGCTGAAAAAGCAGGGGTTTCTGTCAACACTGTATCAAGGGCTTTAAACGATAAACCAGATATAAACCCTCAAACAAAAGAAAAGATCGAAAAAATTGCCCAAGAATTAGGCTATGTTAAAAACATATACGCTACCATGCTCAAATCCAACGTAACTCATACAATTGGAGTAATCATGCCGGATAGTTCCAACCCTTTCTTCTCTGAAGTATTCAAAGGTATTGATAAAGCAGCACGGGATAATAATTATCAAATAATAATTATGAACTCCGAAGGTTTATACGAAAATGAAGAAAAGTTTTTAAAAACTCTCTTAGAAAGGAGAGTTGACGGTATTCTCCTTTTTCCAATGCAAAAGAGTTATGAAGATATACAGGAACTGATAAAAGAGCACTTCCCCATTGTACTTGTAGGTAGAGAAATAGACGGTTGGAATGTGGATGAGATATTCAGTGATGAAGTAAAAGGGGGATATCTTGCAACCAAATACCTCATTGAAAAAGGGTGTAAAAAGATAAAAATGATCACCGATCAACTTTATAACTCTGCATCAAATGGAAGGCTTCAGGGTTATAAAAAGGCTTTAAAGGAGAAAGGTTTAACTTTTTTCGAGGATGATATCAAGATATGTGAAGGGATACACGAAGGTTACCACGTTAAAGCAGGATACGATAAAACGATAGAAATGATCAGAAAAAAAGAAGAATTCGACGGAATATTTTGCTACAACGATCTAATAGCTTACGGGGCGATCAAAGCTTTGAAAGAAAATAATCTAAAGGTTCCACAAAATGTTTCGGTAGTTGGTTACGACGATATAGCCTTTTCTAGGTTAATCGATCCAGAGTTGACAACGGTAAAAGTTAAAAAGTTTGAAATGGGCTATGAGGCATTTCAGATGTTGTATAAAAGAATAAAGAGTAAGAAAAGAGACAACTCATCAACAAGGAAAGTATTAGATATAGAACTCGTAGTGAGGAAATCTTAA
- a CDS encoding DUF2283 domain-containing protein, which yields MGKEIKIWYDKEGDYLEIIFEKKAGYFRETENDAVMEKVDEEGNIIGFSILKVSSLEDKPLSIVLKNHLV from the coding sequence ATGGGAAAAGAAATAAAAATTTGGTATGACAAAGAGGGAGATTATTTGGAAATAATTTTTGAAAAGAAAGCTGGTTATTTCAGAGAAACAGAAAACGATGCGGTAATGGAAAAAGTAGATGAAGAAGGAAACATCATTGGCTTTTCCATACTCAAAGTGAGTTCTTTGGAAGATAAGCCTTTATCAATAGTTCTTAAAAACCATTTAGTTTAA
- the thrS gene encoding threonine--tRNA ligase, whose protein sequence is MVKITYPDNSVQEFKDGITPAEIAKGISEGLYRNAIAAEINGELKDLNTPIMQDSTIKLITLDDEIAPKIYRHTMAHIMAQAVARIFGEDRVKLAIGPVIENGFYYDFDIEGHNLSEEDFSKIEEEMKKIIKEDIKIIRKEVNKKEAIELFKDQPYKLELIEELEEDTISVYFQGDFYDLCRGPHLPSTGYVKYFKLLSVSGAYWRGDEKNKMLQRIYGTAFPKKEQLDDYLNMIEEAKRRDHRKLGPKLNLFMLQSEMAPGMPFFLPNGKIVLNELMAYSRQVHKKYGYVEVETPQIMNIKLWHQSGHWDHYKENMFFTEKEDMPMAVKPMNCPGHILIYKNNFVSYRDLPIRMFEFGKVHRYERSGVLHGLFRVRAFTQDDAHIFCMPSQMEEEIIKVIQLTNEIFSTFGFKYEAILSTMPEDHMGDIESWERATDALKKALEKSNMEYRIDEGEGAFYGPKIDFNVTDSLGRKWQCTTIQLDFQMPERFDMVYADENDAQKRPVMIHRAIFGSLERFFGILIENFAGEFPTWLSPVQVSILPVSEKFNEEAKKFSRILEQEGIRVYVNDSDATVGYKIRNEQMKKVPYMIVFGEKEMNSDTINIRTRKGDTIENVSKERFIEEIKNEIKNRNLDLTF, encoded by the coding sequence ATGGTTAAAATAACTTATCCAGATAATTCTGTTCAAGAATTTAAAGATGGAATTACCCCTGCAGAAATTGCTAAAGGTATATCCGAAGGGCTATACAGAAATGCTATAGCAGCTGAAATTAACGGCGAATTAAAAGATTTGAATACCCCCATAATGCAGGATTCAACTATTAAGTTAATAACTTTGGATGATGAAATAGCTCCAAAAATATACAGACATACGATGGCTCATATTATGGCCCAGGCGGTGGCACGGATTTTCGGAGAGGATAGAGTCAAATTAGCTATAGGGCCGGTTATTGAAAACGGTTTTTATTACGATTTTGATATTGAAGGGCACAACCTTTCAGAAGAAGATTTTTCAAAGATAGAAGAGGAAATGAAAAAAATTATAAAAGAAGATATAAAAATTATTAGAAAAGAAGTAAATAAAAAAGAGGCTATTGAATTATTCAAGGATCAACCTTACAAACTGGAATTAATTGAGGAACTAGAAGAAGACACTATTTCAGTTTATTTTCAAGGGGATTTTTATGATTTGTGTAGAGGTCCTCATCTTCCTTCTACTGGATATGTTAAATACTTTAAACTTCTTTCCGTATCCGGCGCTTATTGGCGAGGAGACGAAAAGAACAAGATGCTCCAAAGAATATATGGCACTGCCTTTCCCAAAAAGGAACAACTTGATGATTACTTAAACATGATTGAAGAGGCGAAAAGAAGAGACCACAGAAAATTAGGTCCAAAATTGAATTTATTCATGTTACAATCTGAAATGGCTCCCGGTATGCCTTTTTTCCTACCAAATGGTAAGATAGTTTTAAATGAATTGATGGCTTACTCCCGGCAAGTTCATAAAAAATATGGATACGTAGAGGTAGAAACGCCTCAAATCATGAATATCAAATTATGGCATCAATCTGGACATTGGGATCATTACAAAGAGAACATGTTTTTCACGGAGAAAGAAGATATGCCTATGGCCGTTAAACCGATGAATTGCCCAGGGCATATACTGATATATAAAAACAACTTCGTCAGTTACAGAGACTTACCAATAAGAATGTTTGAATTTGGTAAAGTGCATCGCTACGAAAGAAGCGGGGTTTTACACGGTCTTTTTAGAGTTAGAGCTTTCACTCAAGATGACGCTCATATATTCTGCATGCCGTCACAAATGGAGGAAGAAATAATAAAAGTTATACAACTAACAAACGAAATATTTTCAACTTTTGGTTTCAAATACGAAGCTATCTTAAGTACGATGCCCGAAGATCATATGGGAGATATTGAAAGTTGGGAAAGGGCTACCGATGCTTTGAAAAAGGCATTAGAAAAGAGCAATATGGAGTATAGAATAGACGAAGGAGAAGGGGCTTTCTATGGTCCCAAAATAGACTTTAACGTTACAGATTCGCTTGGAAGAAAATGGCAATGTACCACGATTCAGCTTGATTTTCAGATGCCCGAAAGGTTTGATATGGTATACGCAGATGAAAACGATGCACAAAAAAGGCCGGTTATGATTCATAGAGCAATATTTGGGTCTTTAGAAAGATTCTTTGGTATTTTAATAGAAAACTTTGCTGGGGAGTTTCCAACTTGGCTTTCTCCTGTTCAAGTATCGATCCTTCCCGTTTCTGAAAAATTCAACGAAGAAGCCAAAAAATTTTCTCGTATTTTAGAACAAGAAGGTATTAGAGTTTATGTAAATGATTCTGATGCTACCGTGGGATATAAGATAAGAAATGAACAGATGAAAAAAGTGCCATATATGATAGTTTTTGGAGAAAAAGAAATGAACTCAGATACTATAAATATAAGAACTCGAAAGGGCGATACCATAGAAAATGTTTCAAAAGAACGTTTCATTGAGGAGATTAAAAATGAAATAAAGAACAGAAATTTGGACTTAACTTTTTAA
- the prfA gene encoding peptide chain release factor 1 — translation MLDFKGEVKKKIKELEKQLSDPYITNDIENLKKLGQEHSKLSELNTLFESYEQDLEDIKALREMYENKDVSEEEYQSMLQELEKKEEETRKKIIEGLVSQDEYDERNIIMEIRAGTGGDEASLFASELMRMYLRYAERKNWKYELLDLNENELGGIKTAILKIKGQGAYRRLKYESGVHRVQRVPQTESSGRIHTSTATVAVLPEATDIDVQINENDLRIDTYRASGAGGQYVNKTDSAVRITHLPTGIVVTCQNERSQHQNKEKALNILRAKLFEIKLEEQQSQLTQERKSQIGTAQRSEKIRTYNFPQNRVTDHRIQYTTHRINEILDGDLDEIIDKLLEKDLKEKLESLTI, via the coding sequence ATATTAGATTTTAAAGGAGAAGTAAAGAAAAAAATTAAAGAACTAGAGAAACAACTAAGTGATCCGTATATTACTAACGATATTGAAAATTTAAAAAAATTAGGACAGGAGCATTCCAAACTATCAGAATTAAATACACTGTTTGAGAGTTACGAACAGGATTTAGAAGACATAAAAGCGTTAAGAGAAATGTATGAAAACAAGGATGTCTCTGAAGAAGAATATCAGTCAATGCTCCAAGAGTTAGAGAAAAAGGAAGAAGAAACAAGAAAAAAAATTATAGAAGGTTTAGTTTCTCAAGATGAGTATGATGAGAGGAATATCATTATGGAGATAAGAGCAGGTACTGGAGGTGATGAAGCGAGCCTTTTCGCTTCAGAGTTAATGAGAATGTATCTACGGTATGCTGAAAGAAAAAATTGGAAATATGAACTCCTTGATCTAAACGAAAACGAACTTGGTGGAATTAAAACCGCCATATTAAAAATAAAAGGTCAAGGGGCTTACAGAAGATTGAAATACGAAAGTGGGGTGCATCGGGTACAAAGGGTACCTCAAACAGAATCTTCCGGAAGGATACACACTTCCACTGCTACCGTTGCGGTGTTACCTGAAGCAACGGATATAGACGTTCAAATAAATGAGAATGATCTTAGAATAGATACCTATAGAGCAAGTGGTGCAGGTGGTCAGTACGTTAACAAAACGGATTCTGCCGTTAGAATAACCCATCTACCAACTGGGATCGTTGTGACTTGTCAAAATGAAAGATCCCAACATCAAAATAAAGAAAAAGCTTTAAATATACTAAGGGCAAAACTTTTTGAGATAAAGTTAGAAGAGCAGCAATCTCAGCTTACACAAGAGAGAAAATCACAAATAGGTACTGCACAGCGAAGCGAAAAAATAAGAACATACAATTTCCCACAAAACAGGGTTACAGATCATAGAATTCAATATACCACTCATAGAATAAACGAAATACTTGATGGAGATTTAGATGAAATAATAGATAAGCTCCTAGAAAAAGATCTTAAAGAAAAACTTGAAAGTTTAACAATTTAA
- a CDS encoding methyl-accepting chemotaxis protein, giving the protein MSFKSIRGRIIVIIVVIFVLFGAAIFFNIYSLVSSNNGLNSYRELSEETNHISEMENNFFGAVLAFKDYVISYDEQTKEIITQNINKVQSFFTGEIIDTHLQNVLVMIEEYENNFNQIVQLNEEKNRLVRQDFKDISNELRQSITDFKTLAQENNVSTLVFYADSSLNILDNIDHLSSMYFSSKSLGDKNNVLNAFNELDSQLLIMQYGLTSDELTEMFNEMKDMAEQFRNSFNQIVAAIESQEPIIGQMELARVEILNLLDEQRNELKVQQDTLGPSLIEENNRAIMLTAILTVVAFVVSIIMVIYLIRSITKPLLEFKNKINQFKEGDLTVNFESKSKDEIGQMANALSEMSKELRRSMGSIMQASNKVENASESLTQSSQESRKSSEELKNQMDKIQTNAEETAGNVEEVTSGVDEVARAAQGVSQDAQRLSEEADETSKAAEEGSKTIESISQAVKEAVERTKESQKEVETLANNAKNVQSIVETINSITEQTNLLALNAAIEAARAGEAGRGFAVVADEIRKLAEESRNATDEISEILTNITQGTNKVNESTNKVVGTIGEINEKMENVQKSFNRIKERIERMDQGIENMTASAEEQSASAQEMSTAMDRVAKAVTEISEQLERSRSVIDEQVNQAAGINEEAKELSELATELKGLVESFKI; this is encoded by the coding sequence ATGTCGTTCAAAAGCATAAGAGGAAGGATAATTGTAATTATAGTTGTAATTTTTGTTTTATTTGGGGCAGCGATATTTTTCAATATTTATTCTTTGGTAAGTTCCAACAATGGTTTGAATAGTTATAGGGAGCTATCTGAGGAAACGAATCATATCTCTGAAATGGAAAATAACTTTTTTGGAGCTGTTTTAGCCTTCAAAGACTATGTGATTAGTTATGATGAACAAACAAAAGAAATTATTACTCAGAATATTAACAAAGTTCAAAGTTTCTTTACAGGTGAAATCATCGATACACATCTACAAAATGTACTCGTAATGATAGAGGAATATGAAAACAACTTTAATCAAATTGTTCAATTGAACGAAGAAAAAAATAGACTCGTAAGGCAGGATTTTAAAGATATATCCAATGAATTACGTCAAAGTATTACCGATTTTAAAACCTTAGCCCAAGAAAATAACGTTTCAACCCTTGTCTTTTATGCTGATAGTTCACTTAATATATTGGATAATATAGATCATTTATCTTCCATGTATTTTTCATCCAAATCTCTTGGTGATAAAAACAATGTTTTAAACGCTTTTAATGAATTGGATTCTCAACTTTTGATTATGCAATATGGTCTAACCTCAGATGAATTAACTGAAATGTTCAACGAGATGAAAGATATGGCTGAACAGTTCAGAAACTCCTTCAATCAAATAGTCGCAGCTATAGAATCCCAAGAGCCCATAATTGGGCAGATGGAACTAGCAAGGGTAGAGATATTGAATCTATTAGATGAACAAAGAAATGAATTAAAGGTTCAACAAGACACATTAGGTCCATCTCTCATAGAAGAAAACAACAGGGCAATAATGTTGACAGCCATCTTAACTGTAGTCGCCTTTGTAGTATCGATAATAATGGTTATCTATCTAATAAGAAGTATAACAAAACCACTGTTAGAGTTCAAAAACAAGATAAACCAATTCAAAGAAGGAGACCTAACGGTAAACTTTGAAAGTAAAAGTAAAGACGAGATAGGGCAGATGGCAAACGCTCTATCAGAAATGAGTAAAGAACTAAGAAGATCTATGGGCTCAATAATGCAAGCATCAAACAAAGTAGAAAATGCATCAGAAAGTCTAACGCAATCATCACAAGAAAGTAGAAAGAGCTCAGAAGAACTCAAAAACCAAATGGACAAGATACAAACAAATGCAGAAGAAACAGCAGGAAACGTAGAAGAAGTAACCTCAGGGGTAGACGAAGTAGCAAGGGCGGCACAAGGAGTATCCCAAGACGCACAAAGGCTAAGTGAAGAAGCAGATGAAACAAGTAAAGCTGCAGAAGAAGGAAGCAAAACGATAGAAAGTATAAGTCAAGCTGTGAAAGAAGCGGTAGAAAGGACAAAAGAAAGTCAAAAAGAAGTAGAAACACTCGCAAACAATGCCAAGAACGTACAAAGTATAGTAGAAACGATAAACTCGATAACGGAACAAACGAACCTTTTGGCACTGAACGCAGCGATAGAAGCAGCAAGGGCAGGGGAAGCGGGAAGAGGATTTGCAGTTGTAGCGGATGAGATAAGGAAGTTAGCCGAAGAATCAAGGAATGCAACGGATGAAATATCAGAAATACTAACCAACATAACGCAAGGAACGAACAAAGTAAACGAATCGACGAACAAGGTAGTAGGAACGATAGGAGAAATAAACGAAAAGATGGAGAATGTACAGAAAAGTTTCAACCGGATAAAAGAAAGGATAGAAAGGATGGACCAAGGGATAGAAAACATGACGGCAAGTGCAGAGGAACAAAGTGCAAGTGCGCAAGAAATGAGCACAGCGATGGACAGGGTAGCGAAAGCGGTAACAGAAATAAGTGAACAACTAGAAAGATCAAGAAGTGTAATAGACGAACAAGTAAACCAAGCTGCAGGAATAAACGAAGAAGCGAAAGAGTTGAGTGAATTAGCCACAGAGTTAAAAGGATTGGTTGAAAGTTTTAAGATATAA
- a CDS encoding potassium channel beta subunit family protein: MQYNNLGKAGIKVSEISFGSWLTFGNQLDTEGVKSCLRTAYENGVNFFDNAEAYANGLSESLMGMALKEYRREDLVISTKIFWGGKGPNDRGVSRKHLLEGTWNSLKRLQVDYVDLIFCHRPDPTTPIEETVFAMDYIIRNGLALYWGTSEWSAEQLEEAYLVADKRNLIPPTMEQPQYNMLVRTKVEKEFKPLYEKYGLGLTTWSPLASGVLTGKYNDGIPQDSRLAKFKNLREEFEKGGVLSQENIEKVRKLTKIANDLGATMAQLALAWILKNPNVSTVITGASRPEQVKENVKASQIKEKLTDSVMEEIEKILNNKPQ, translated from the coding sequence ATGCAATATAACAATCTTGGTAAGGCAGGTATAAAAGTAAGTGAAATTTCATTCGGATCTTGGCTAACTTTTGGAAACCAACTAGATACAGAAGGAGTTAAATCATGTTTGCGTACCGCTTATGAAAACGGCGTTAACTTTTTTGACAACGCAGAAGCCTACGCTAACGGGCTTTCTGAATCTCTAATGGGAATGGCGCTAAAAGAGTATAGAAGAGAAGACCTTGTAATTTCTACAAAAATATTTTGGGGTGGAAAAGGCCCAAATGATAGAGGGGTATCAAGGAAGCATCTTTTAGAAGGAACTTGGAACTCTCTAAAAAGGTTACAAGTTGATTATGTTGACCTTATATTTTGCCATAGACCAGATCCTACAACCCCCATTGAAGAAACGGTATTCGCAATGGATTATATAATAAGAAACGGTTTAGCTCTTTATTGGGGAACTTCTGAATGGAGTGCGGAGCAATTGGAAGAAGCTTATCTAGTAGCTGATAAAAGAAATCTTATTCCGCCCACAATGGAACAACCTCAATACAACATGTTAGTTAGAACCAAAGTTGAAAAAGAATTTAAACCTCTTTATGAAAAATATGGATTAGGGTTAACCACATGGAGTCCGTTGGCCAGTGGGGTATTAACCGGAAAATACAACGATGGAATCCCCCAAGACAGCAGACTTGCAAAATTTAAAAACTTACGAGAAGAGTTTGAAAAAGGTGGAGTTTTGTCGCAAGAAAATATTGAAAAGGTCAGAAAATTAACAAAAATAGCTAACGATTTAGGCGCAACAATGGCTCAACTTGCTCTTGCCTGGATATTGAAAAACCCTAACGTTAGTACCGTAATAACAGGTGCAAGTAGGCCAGAGCAGGTAAAAGAAAATGTAAAAGCTTCCCAGATAAAAGAAAAACTTACAGACAGTGTAATGGAAGAAATCGAAAAAATTCTAAACAACAAGCCCCAATAA
- the lpdA gene encoding dihydrolipoyl dehydrogenase, translated as MYDVVVIGSGPGGYVAAIRLSQLGKKVAVIEKENLGGTCTNKGCIPTKAMLTSSHLYEEILKKSNKLGIKVGEVTYEISEIMSHMKKIVLQSKKGVEYLLKKNHIDLIQGVAEIIDKNHIKVGDKSIETQNIILAHGSEPVMFPPFDKIQGIWTSDDVFKMEHMPESILIVGGGVIGVEFATFFSSLGKKVYVVELLEHILPNDDKDVAEEAKKSLVKKGVEVFEKHKVVDIQKDEDAYVSKIDFNGETKEIKSSKILLAVGRRPVITQDVKNLGVEIEKGVKTDSKMRTNVENVYAIGDIRAHIMLAHVAMNEGIVAAHNIAGESKEMDYSAVPNIIFSNPEIATVGLKEEEIDPEKVIISKFPVSANGRARTMEERDGFVKIIADKETKKVLGVTIVSPNATDMIMEGVLAVKYGMIVEQLTDSIHPHPTLTESILGAEESVEGLAIHI; from the coding sequence ATGTACGATGTTGTTGTTATTGGATCAGGTCCAGGCGGTTATGTTGCGGCAATAAGGTTATCGCAATTAGGGAAAAAGGTTGCTGTTATTGAGAAAGAAAATCTTGGTGGAACTTGTACCAACAAAGGTTGTATCCCCACAAAAGCAATGTTGACCTCTTCACATCTTTACGAAGAGATTTTAAAAAAATCGAACAAATTAGGCATAAAAGTGGGTGAAGTAACATATGAAATAAGCGAAATAATGAGCCATATGAAAAAAATTGTTCTACAATCCAAAAAAGGTGTAGAGTATCTATTAAAGAAAAATCATATCGATTTAATACAAGGTGTCGCTGAAATAATTGATAAAAATCATATTAAAGTTGGCGATAAAAGTATAGAAACGCAAAACATTATTTTAGCTCACGGTTCTGAACCAGTAATGTTTCCCCCCTTTGATAAAATTCAAGGAATTTGGACAAGTGACGATGTGTTTAAGATGGAACATATGCCTGAATCGATTTTGATAGTTGGTGGAGGGGTAATCGGGGTAGAATTTGCTACATTTTTTTCAAGTTTAGGTAAAAAAGTTTATGTGGTTGAACTACTTGAACATATACTCCCCAATGATGATAAAGATGTTGCAGAAGAGGCAAAAAAATCTTTGGTTAAAAAAGGCGTGGAAGTCTTTGAAAAACATAAGGTTGTAGATATTCAAAAGGATGAAGATGCATACGTATCAAAAATTGATTTCAACGGTGAAACAAAAGAGATAAAGAGCTCAAAGATATTACTTGCTGTGGGAAGAAGACCTGTTATAACGCAAGATGTTAAAAATTTAGGTGTAGAGATAGAAAAAGGTGTTAAAACAGATTCCAAAATGAGAACAAACGTTGAAAATGTATATGCAATAGGAGATATAAGGGCCCATATTATGTTGGCTCATGTGGCTATGAACGAAGGTATAGTAGCCGCACATAATATTGCAGGAGAATCTAAAGAAATGGATTACAGTGCTGTGCCAAACATCATTTTCTCTAACCCAGAAATAGCAACTGTTGGGTTAAAAGAAGAAGAAATTGATCCTGAAAAAGTTATCATTTCAAAATTTCCTGTATCTGCTAACGGAAGAGCGAGAACTATGGAAGAAAGAGATGGTTTTGTAAAGATAATCGCGGATAAAGAGACTAAAAAAGTATTAGGTGTAACTATTGTCTCTCCAAACGCTACGGATATGATTATGGAAGGAGTTTTGGCTGTTAAGTATGGGATGATTGTAGAGCAACTTACGGATAGTATACATCCTCATCCAACCTTAACGGAAAGTATCCTTGGTGCCGAAGAAAGCGTGGAAGGATTGGCTATACATATTTAG